TATGTCAGAAACTCGCTTTACATCAGAGCTGAAAGCGGAGTTACAGCGATTTATTGAAATCGAAGGTTTTCAACGAGGATATGAGGACGAGTGCAACGACACAGTAGGACTCAGAATCGAATTTTTCCATCCTGAATTCATGAGCGGTGCGGCACAAATTACGTGGGAAAAGCATTATCGCCAAGGAGTTGCTCACGCGCAATTGGCAAGATGTAAAGCTGTAGTAGGGGGATAGTTGGTTTACTTAAATCCAGCTTCCTGTCACTACGATGTTGCTTATTGTCATGCTCTCTCGGTAAGCCTACGTCGGTAAACTCATCTTGAAAAATCAGCACAGGCATAGAAGCGGTTGGTTGCTCCACTCGGCCACCAGCATGCTCAATATTACACATCGCTCGGTATGCGCCTGCCCGTGCAATGGTTATTTTGTACTTTTCTTCATCAAGAGTTTCGATTTTTACGCGTTGTTGGTCAATGAATGACTGCCAACTATCAGTGTTAAAACCGGATGGATAGGCCTTATCATAGAGTTCACTAACCATATTCAGAGCTTGCTCTTTGCTCACGTTCTTTGAGTTCGGTTTTTTGTGCACAGTCAGACCGACATATCGAACAGGCCCTTCAATTGCGCTGATAAATCGAGTCAGTTGTAATTGATGAACTGATTTAAGTGCTTTCATTACATGCCGACGTACCGTGTGTTCAGGTAGTCTGTGGCGGCATTTATAGTCTGCTTTTAGGTCAATCATTCCTTGTTTAAGCTCGTTGATTCGTGCAATTAAAGCGAGCAGGGGAGGCATGTGTTTTGTTCGTATTTGTATAACGCCAGGTACACGCACAGCATTAGTTGGGTGCTGCTCTGCAGTGAGTTCAAATTGAGAATAGATTTTTAAGTGCTGCCACACGTCATCGGCTTCTACCAACGAAAATTCTTTCTGATTTGGTTTTATGGCCATCAAGGTACAACGATAATCTGTAGTAGGAACGGCTTGGAGGTACTCGATGAATTCTCGCGTAGCTGATTTTATAGCTTCATAGCTGCGTTGCAGGTCTATTTGAAAGGCGGTTTGTTGAGTATCAGTTAGTTTATCCACGCGAAGTTCCTTGTATAAAAGTTATACTGTAATTATATTCATGCTGTATGTTTATACAATATTTTTATTAATATGAACTCACCGGCTTTTAATTAGTCAGAACCACAACAAATGTCGTTGCAATCCAACGCACTTTTGAATATACCTAATGAACACTTTAAAAACGGGATGTAGAAACAATGAATAAATCACAACTTATCGACGCTATCGCAGAAGGCTCGGACGTATCAAAAGCTGCAGCAGGTCGAGTGTTGGAATCGTTACTAACCAATATCACTAAAACGCTTGAAAGTGGTGATTCCGTTGCTTTGGTTGGTTTCGGTACCTTTGAAGTAAAAACGCGTGCAGCGCGAACTGGTCGTAATCCTCAAACAGGAGAGTCAATCCAGATTGCTGAAGCCAAGGTTCCTTCTTTTAAAGCAGGTAAAGGGTTCAAAGACGCGGTCAACGGTAAATAGTAAAAATGTAACAAATAATGAAGTTGCGGTCTGACCGCAACTTTCCTCCTCGAGTAGCCAAATAAATTCGCCTTACCTACCTAAAGCTCCAAAGATTGACATGACTATTTTTAGACTACTCTGTTTAGTTCTCTCTCAACAAGTTTGACCAAATCCACTTGACCAAGCAGTTTAAGTGTCCCTAGAGCAGCGTCAAAATAATTTGGTTTCTCCAGAATGTGTTTTACAGCTTGTCTGTAGTCCTCGGTTCGGGTTTCAAAAGCACAAAACTCAGCCAAAGCGCGTTCAATGTTATTGGGAGCACGTATTCATCGAGTTGTTCATTGATTTTGAGAAAACGACCATCTCGCTGCTCTGAGTTGAAGCGAAACCACGCCCAAAAAATTTTGATATCATGGGTTCTCACCATCATGTCATCCGACAAGCGTATTTTCGCCTCACCTGGTTCGGGTTGCGCATACAGGTCTTTACTTCTTATGAAAGAAAGCTTGTGTAAAAAATGCTTCAGCCACACTTCTAAGCCATGCCGCACATTGAATGAAATTGGGTAGACTAACTCATCTAATCTAATAACAGATTCAGATTGTAACGCGACGGCCCCTAATTCGAGCGCTGCGTCCATAAACCCTCGTGCGTAATACGCCATGCCAGGGTTGCCATTGTTGCCAACACAGGCGTTAAATTGCGTGAAGCCGGGGAGGTTTCTGAACGTGTTATTTTCTATTCGGGTTTTATTCATTACGTGGTGGTTCCGCATTTATTTCGATGGCTTTAAATGTTCGTTTGCTTGGCTCAGCGTGCCCGGTGCACTGTCCGTGGTAGACGGAATTGTTGTGTTTGTACTCGATGACCACAAATGACGGCGACGATTTGACTATGTTTTCATTGAGTGTGTCGTTTATTCCATGGTGGACTTTGGCCTGCCAAACGCAGTATTTCTTCAGCACATCAATCTGCGCTTCTGCAACGTAATCTATTTCAGGTTTGGCCTGCTCAATATCGTTGTTGTTTTCACAGCCGGTGATGAGCACCGTGCTGAGAACAAGCACCGCTAACACAGGTCGATTCATATTCTCTTCCTTCGGTTTTTTTAAACACAGTGCTCTACGGTGGTTACCCTTGCGCTATTTCAAAGTATGGCATGCTTTAAGTGTGTACAGAACGACAACGATAGGTCAACCACATGCAAAACACTTTGAAAGCTGCCTTTGCGCATTTGCCTTCATCAAAACTGATCATTGACTACTTTGTTGGTGGCGATTCATACGACAATGTGCTGCAAGTCTATAATGTTCCTCTATTTTACCTTCTGCCTAGCGGAAGTATCACCAAGAACAAGCGGTGTTAAGTCGATGGGGAGGACTGACGAGGACGTGAACGTTGTCGGTGGTGGACAGGGAAGTTGGCGCAACTCACCTACTATTTAGGACATCCCAACATATAACCTTATTCCACCATAGACCTGAGCAGCGGTGTTGTTGGTGACGAAATCTTCATTTTCTTCTGCCTGTTTTGTTTTGCTTACTTCGTAGAGGTTCTTTGGTGGACGTAACGACTGGGGCGACGATAAGAAGCGCGAAATAAAGCAGCGCTAAGTAACATAAGTAAAC
This Pseudoalteromonas xiamenensis DNA region includes the following protein-coding sequences:
- a CDS encoding DNA replication terminus site-binding protein, which encodes MDKLTDTQQTAFQIDLQRSYEAIKSATREFIEYLQAVPTTDYRCTLMAIKPNQKEFSLVEADDVWQHLKIYSQFELTAEQHPTNAVRVPGVIQIRTKHMPPLLALIARINELKQGMIDLKADYKCRHRLPEHTVRRHVMKALKSVHQLQLTRFISAIEGPVRYVGLTVHKKPNSKNVSKEQALNMVSELYDKAYPSGFNTDSWQSFIDQQRVKIETLDEEKYKITIARAGAYRAMCNIEHAGGRVEQPTASMPVLIFQDEFTDVGLPREHDNKQHRSDRKLDLSKPTIPLLQLYILPIAREQLLGDNAFPT
- a CDS encoding HU family DNA-binding protein; translation: MNKSQLIDAIAEGSDVSKAAAGRVLESLLTNITKTLESGDSVALVGFGTFEVKTRAARTGRNPQTGESIQIAEAKVPSFKAGKGFKDAVNGK